CAAATCCGACTTTGACAAAAAATACTTATATTTTAAATTATGAAGGATTGAGCAAACTTTCTGAAATAATTGATAAAAAATATTCTGACAAAGTGAAAATTCATTTGGAAAATAAAATAAAAAATGCAAGAAGCATTAATGTTGGAGTTGAAGTAAAAAAGGCTAGTAATAACTTTTTAGATGTAAATTTTGAGATTGAAGGGATTAAGCCGCAAGATGTTGAAATTGTGACAGAAGCAATAAAAAAAGAGAAAAAGTTCATAACGCTGTCAAGTGGAGAACTTGTCAAAATTGCCAATAAAAGTATGGAAGAACTGCTTGGAATCGTCGATTCAATCGGAAATATTAAAATTGGGAAAAATAGAATTTCAAAAGTAAAAGCGCTACAACTTGCACAAATTTCTAAAAATATTAAAAATGATTTGGAAAAATTGGATGAATTTAGAGAGCTTTTTCATAAAATAAAAAATCGGAAGGAAGTTGAGCCGAAAAATGTGAAGGTTAGTTTGTTTCCGTATCAGAAATTGGGATTTAACTGGCTAAAAAATATGTATGACATCGGATTTGGAGGGATTTTGGCGGATGATATGGGTCTTGGAAAGACACTTCAGACAATTTCTCTGTTAAATGAAGTTTATCAGGAAAATAAAGATTTTCTGGGACTCATAATTGTGCCAAGTTCGCTTCTTTATAACTGGAAGGAAGAAATTATCAAATTTACTGGAATTACTCCGACACTTGTGGAAGGTGTGGCAAGTAATAGAAAAAAAATTATTGCCAATGAGAAAAATGGATTTTTGATAACAACATATCAGGCGTTAAGAAACGATATTGAAGAGTATAAAAACAGAAATTTTGACATTGTTGTACTAGATGAAGCGCAAAATATTAAAACTACAACTTCGCAGATTAAAAAAGCGGTTATGAAAATTAACAGTAAAGTAAATTTTGCACTTACAGGAACTCCTGTGGAAAATAATATTTTAGAGCTGTGGTCAATCTTTGACTTTGTCATTCCTGGGTATTTGGATTCTTTGAGCAAATTTAAAAAAACTTATAAAGAAGCGATTGTAAATCCAAATTCTTCAAAAATAAATAATTTGCGTGAGATTATTGCGCCATTTTTGCTTAGAAGAACAAAAAAGGAAGTTTTGACTGAACTTCCAGAAAAAATGGAATCAAATGTATTTGTAACTTTGAGCAGTGAGCAAAAACAGCTTTATTTGTCGTATGTAAAACAGGCTAAAAAAGAAATGAAAAAATTTGATAAAAATGAAAATAACAGAATAAAAATTCTTGCGATTTTGACAAAACTTCGTCAAATTTGTAATTCTCCAGCTTTATTTAAAGAAGATTACAGCGGAGAAGTGGCTAAAATTGAAGTTTTAAAAGATTTGATGCCAGATATTACTGAAAATGGACATAGACTTTTGATTTTTTCTCAGTTTGTCGGAACGCTGAAAGAAATTGAAAAAGAACTTGCAAATATGGGAATTGAATATTTTTACATCGACGGGAATGTGAAATCTAAAGAGAGAGTGGAAATTTGTAATAGATTTAATGATGGAGAAAGACAAGTTGTGCTGATTTCGTTAAAAGCTGGAGGAACAGGGCTTAATCTTGTGGGAGCCGATGTTGTTATTCACTACGACCCTTGGTGGAATATTGCGGTGGAAAATCAGGCGAGTGACAGGGCCTATAGAATTGGGCAGAAAAAAAGTGTGCAAGTTATAAAACTTGTGACAGAAGGGACAATTGAAGAAAAAATTATAAAAATTCAGGAGAAAAAACGGCAGTTAAGTGAAAATCTTTTGGAAAGCAAAGATGGAGAAAAAGTGCTATTTGAAATGAGTGATAAAGAACTTATGGAATTATTGGGATAAATGTAGTATAATAAAAAGATGAAAAATAGAAAAAATAGGAGGAAAAGATGTCAGAAGAATTAAGCAAAGCATATTCACCAAATGAAATTGAAGATAAATGGTATAAAATATGGGAAGAAAATGGATATTTTACTGCTCAGCACAATGCTGAAAAACCAGGATATTCAATTGCGATTCCACCGCCAAATGTAACAGGAATTTTGCATATGGGACATATGTTAAACAATTCCATTCAAGATGCGATTATTAGATTTAAAAGAATGAGCGGATTTGATGCACTTTGGATTCCGGGGATGGATCATGCTGGGATTGCGACTCAAAATAAAGTTGAGAGAATGTTAAAAGAAGAAGGAACTTCTAAAGAAGAAATCGGATATGATGAGTTTTTAAGAAGAACTTGGGAATGGAAAGAAAAACATGGTGGCCTTATAACTAAGCAGCTTCGTAAATTGGGAGTTTCTTTGGATTGGTCAAGAGAGAGATTTACGATGGATGAAGGACTTTCAGATGCCGTAAAAGAAGTATTTATAAAACTTTACAACGACGGGCTTATTTATCGGGGAGAATATATTGTAAACTGGTGTCCATTTGATAAAACTGCACTTGCGGACGATGAAGTTGATCACACTGACGAAAAAGGAAAAATTTGGGAAATTAAGTATAAAATAAAAGATAGCGACGACTATGTGATTATTGCAACAACTAGACCTGAAACAATGCTTGGAGATACTGGGGTTGCTGTTAATCCAAATGATGAAAGATATAAAGATTTGGTTGGAAAAAAAGTTATCTTGCCGCTTATGAATAGAGAGATCCCTGTAGTTGCCGATGAATATGTCGATATGGAATTTGGAACAGGAGTTGTAAAAATGACACCTTCTCACGATCCTAACGACTTTGAAGTGGCAAAAAGAACAGGACTTGAATTTATAAATATCTTTACCGAAGATGCGCATGTCAATTCAAACGGAGGAAAATATAAAGGTCTTGACAGATATGAGGCAAGAGATGCTATTTTAGCTGATTTGGAAAAAGAAGGTCTTTTGGTTGGAGTAAAAGAGCATAATCACGCAGTTGGGCATTGCTATAGATGTAATTCAGTAATTGAGCCGAGAGTGTCGACACAGTGGTTTGTAAAAATGAAGCCACTTGCTAAAAGAGCTTTGGAAGTAGTAAAAAATGGACAGATTAAAATAACTCCGCAAAGATGGGAAAAAGTTTACTATAACTGGCTTGAAAATATCAGAGACTGGACAATTTCTCGTCAAATTTGGTGGGGACATAGAATTCCTGCTTATTATGCTCAAGATGGAACGGTTTTCGTGGCAAAGAGCTTGGAAGACGCTAAAAAACAAGCAAAAGAAAAATTTGGAGTTGAAACTGAATTGACAGAAGAAAAAGATGTGCTTGACACTTGGTTTTCATCGGCATTGTGGCCATTTTCAACACTTGGATGGCCAAAGGAAACTGAAGATTTGAAAAAATTCTTTCCGACAAATGCACTTGTGACAGGAGCAGATATTTTATTTTTCTGGGTTGCAAGAATGGTTATGATGAGTCTTTACATAAAAGATGAAATTCCATTTAGCTATGTATATTTGCACGGAATTATAAGAGATGAGCTTGGCAGAAAAATGTCAAAATCTCTTGGAAATTCGCCAGATCCACTAGATTTGATTGCAAAATATGGAGCAGATGCGATAAGATTTAGCTTTTTATACAATACTTCACAAGGTCAAGACATTCACTTTTCAGAAAAATTGATTGAAATGGGATCGACTTTTGCTAATAAAGTTTGGAATGCGTCAAGATTTGTGTTGTCAAATTTGGAAGATTTTGATTCAAGCGTAAAAATTGATAGTTCAGAATTTAAGTTAGAAGATAAATGGATTTTATCAAAATTGCAAAATACGGCTAGACAAGTTAATGAAAGTTTTGAAAAATATGAGCTTGACACGGCAGCAAAACTTGCTTATGAATTCTTTAGAGGAAATTTCTGCGATTGGTATGTTGAAATTGCGAAAACTCGTGTTTATGGACAAGAAGGAAGAGATAAGACAGTAGCGCAATATGTTCTAAAAACTGTTCTTGACAAAGGTTTAAAAATGCTTCATCCATTTATGCCGTTTATCACGGAAGAAATTTGGCAAAAACTGGATTTAGGAGAAGAAACAATAATGTTATCGGACTTTC
This genomic stretch from Leptotrichia sp. oral taxon 218 harbors:
- a CDS encoding DEAD/DEAH box helicase, with the protein product MGKNNILMKLKEKFTPTIYSIGMEYYKKRIGGITALYADGNLVTLDGEFQENKLYHTSLTLNQKTAALEEASCDCMFFQNNKKHGACKHIVALSIIADKSEKINNIVGTDDFEVLFEDDFEEENKKEEIVKVKKEETKNENLEKDGEKKDLKRSERKSLEQKKEVNDFSDKKNNKKVGILSEIEENKKVKKEEDKEDKNENFDTKVETKKEKSFDDLENLENVESISQKIDEIYNFHLQKEKILNENKKELRLEVEIDEGSYSDYKYGYDYNEENNIPDYILRIKTGFQKTYYVKDIIKFVQAIVLEEEFEITSKIKYEPEKCYFSEINKNIILAIYEYSKQIQTVIENGIKDKKGLKVYDMLLNKLLFAMEKGKNFLLLGEDKQVMSSYEPIFVFENGKIEMREIEKINETSPFYHFENDSSKIFKMAENEAKFLEKFDFIDAELVNQLPKKESEKLKKTLEFEDINVAEYVEEDGEIDIFVLETEEDEIVKVNISNTVCATRKGNKYYIPRRNVELFEKLEEIVGNFAISNPTLTKNTYILNYEGLSKLSEIIDKKYSDKVKIHLENKIKNARSINVGVEVKKASNNFLDVNFEIEGIKPQDVEIVTEAIKKEKKFITLSSGELVKIANKSMEELLGIVDSIGNIKIGKNRISKVKALQLAQISKNIKNDLEKLDEFRELFHKIKNRKEVEPKNVKVSLFPYQKLGFNWLKNMYDIGFGGILADDMGLGKTLQTISLLNEVYQENKDFLGLIIVPSSLLYNWKEEIIKFTGITPTLVEGVASNRKKIIANEKNGFLITTYQALRNDIEEYKNRNFDIVVLDEAQNIKTTTSQIKKAVMKINSKVNFALTGTPVENNILELWSIFDFVIPGYLDSLSKFKKTYKEAIVNPNSSKINNLREIIAPFLLRRTKKEVLTELPEKMESNVFVTLSSEQKQLYLSYVKQAKKEMKKFDKNENNRIKILAILTKLRQICNSPALFKEDYSGEVAKIEVLKDLMPDITENGHRLLIFSQFVGTLKEIEKELANMGIEYFYIDGNVKSKERVEICNRFNDGERQVVLISLKAGGTGLNLVGADVVIHYDPWWNIAVENQASDRAYRIGQKKSVQVIKLVTEGTIEEKIIKIQEKKRQLSENLLESKDGEKVLFEMSDKELMELLG
- a CDS encoding valine--tRNA ligase: MSEELSKAYSPNEIEDKWYKIWEENGYFTAQHNAEKPGYSIAIPPPNVTGILHMGHMLNNSIQDAIIRFKRMSGFDALWIPGMDHAGIATQNKVERMLKEEGTSKEEIGYDEFLRRTWEWKEKHGGLITKQLRKLGVSLDWSRERFTMDEGLSDAVKEVFIKLYNDGLIYRGEYIVNWCPFDKTALADDEVDHTDEKGKIWEIKYKIKDSDDYVIIATTRPETMLGDTGVAVNPNDERYKDLVGKKVILPLMNREIPVVADEYVDMEFGTGVVKMTPSHDPNDFEVAKRTGLEFINIFTEDAHVNSNGGKYKGLDRYEARDAILADLEKEGLLVGVKEHNHAVGHCYRCNSVIEPRVSTQWFVKMKPLAKRALEVVKNGQIKITPQRWEKVYYNWLENIRDWTISRQIWWGHRIPAYYAQDGTVFVAKSLEDAKKQAKEKFGVETELTEEKDVLDTWFSSALWPFSTLGWPKETEDLKKFFPTNALVTGADILFFWVARMVMMSLYIKDEIPFSYVYLHGIIRDELGRKMSKSLGNSPDPLDLIAKYGADAIRFSFLYNTSQGQDIHFSEKLIEMGSTFANKVWNASRFVLSNLEDFDSSVKIDSSEFKLEDKWILSKLQNTARQVNESFEKYELDTAAKLAYEFFRGNFCDWYVEIAKTRVYGQEGRDKTVAQYVLKTVLDKGLKMLHPFMPFITEEIWQKLDLGEETIMLSDFPKEEKEFVNLEAEKEFDFLKEIVNAIRNIRGEANVSPAKKIEVIFKTVNDAEKNILQHNAKILDKLANVEKYEFNAEIPELVGFKLVETTEIYVPLNDLIDKEKEIAKLIKNIEKTEKELNKVLGKLSNEKFLSKAPKEVIDKEKGIKEELENKIAKFRESINLYKN